One stretch of Oscillatoria acuminata PCC 6304 DNA includes these proteins:
- a CDS encoding antitoxin, producing MSGNSQAVHLPQNYRFSGDEVVIKRLGNAVVLLPKEDPWQVMFDAIQEFPESLQIEREQSRTMEL from the coding sequence ATGAGTGGCAATAGTCAGGCGGTACACTTGCCCCAGAATTATCGCTTTTCTGGGGATGAAGTCGTGATTAAACGATTGGGCAATGCAGTGGTATTGCTGCCCAAGGAAGACCCCTGGCAGGTGATGTTTGATGCCATTCAGGAATTCCCCGAGTCGCTGCAAATCGAGCGCGAGCAATCCCGAACAATGGAACTATAG